Proteins from a single region of Nomia melanderi isolate GNS246 chromosome 11, iyNomMela1, whole genome shotgun sequence:
- the Nmdar1 gene encoding glutamate ionotropic receptor NMDA type subunit 1 isoform X3, which produces MSPRVQTLRSTFALDVDAARSFAGKPDKGVEHSPNEPDHRPRARGDRVNDLQLPSNRSSCFPPGTRWTFIRRCALARSNPAMAKHEGALLSLLLVVLNEVYGGLAAFQANNPTSFNIGGVLSNKDSEAHFRQKIDHLNFDSNYVSKGATYTHTVIEMDSNPIKTALSVCNSLIAKKVYAVVVSHPLTGDLSPAAVSYTSGFYHIPVIGISSRDSAFSDKNIHVSFLRTVPPYSHQADVWVDLLKHFNYMKVIFIHSSDTDGRALLGRFQTTSQNLDADVEIKVQVDPIIEFEPGLESFTHQLMDMKTAQARVCLLYASKTDANVIFRDAAALNMTGAGYVWIVTEQALDAPNAPEGLLGLKLINAEKEKAHIEDSLLILVSALNEMNKTELITEAPKDCGDSGSIWETGKSLFRFIRKQVLPNGTTGRVAFDDNGDRIFAEYDIVNIQEDGERVSVGQYFYPILNAAQNSTKMKLMVNESNIIWPGRLRTKPEGFMIPTHLKVLTIEEKPFVYVREIPDGESCLPEEILCPHFNATEHENTKSFCCKGYCMDLLKELSKTINFTYSLALSPDGQFGSYMIKNSSGGGKKEWTGLIGELVNERADMIVAPLTINPERAEFIEFSKPFKYQGITILEKKPSRSSTLVSFLQPFSNTLWILVMVSVHVVALVLYLLDRFSPFGRFKLANTDGTEEDALNLSSAVWFAWGVLLNSGIGEGTPRSFSARVLGMVWAGFAMIIVASYTANLAAFLVLERPKTKLTGINDARLRNTMENLTCATVKGSSVDMYFRRQVELSNMYRTMEANNYDTAEEAIRDIKIGKLMAFIWDSSRLEFEAAQDCELVTAGELFGRSGYGIGLQKGSLWADAVTLAILDFHESGFMESLDTHWILQGNVQQCEQLENTPNTLGLKNMAGVFIVVGVGIVGGIGLIIIEVAYKKHQIRKQKKMELARHAADKWRGAIEVGEPRGGPPGLIELFFCLRYLSLSSPQNCVFISKPQAAGRK; this is translated from the exons ATGAGCCCCCGAGTTCAGACTCTCAGATCCACCTTCGCGCTCGACGTCGACGCTGCCCGCTCGTTCGCTGGGAAACCCGACAAGGGCGTGGAACACTCTCCAAATGAACCGGACCATCGGCCACGGGCTCGCGGAGATCGCGTGAATGATCTGCAGCTGCCCTCCAATCG CTCGTCCTGTTTCCCCCCTGGTACTCGATGGACATTCATTAGACGCTGTGCTCTTGCCAGATCGAATCCCGCAATGGCGAAACACGAAGGAGCCTTATTATCCCTCCTCTTGGTCGTCCTGAACGAGGTCTACGGTGGACTCGCCGCATTCCAGGCCAACAATCCCACCTCCTTTAACATCGGCGGTGTGCTGTCGAACAAGGACAGCGAAGCTCATTTCAGGCAGAAAATCGAC CATCTGAATTTCGACTCGAATTACGTGAGCAAGGGAGCAACTTACACGCACACGGTGATCGAGATGGACTCGAACCCGATTAAAACCGCGCTGAGCGTGTGCAACTCCCTGATCGCGAAAAAGGTGTACGCGGTGGTGGTGTCTCATCCTCTTACCGGAGACCTGTCGCCAGCCGCCGTTTCCTACACGAGCGGCTTTTACCACATACCCGTCATCGGCATATCCTCCAGAGACTCGGCGTTCTCCGACAAA AATATTCACGTCTCCTTCCTGCGCACGGTGCCGCCCTACTCGCATCAGGCGGACGTGTGGGTGGATCTTCTGAAACACTTCAATTACATGAAGGTGATCTTCATCCACAGCTCCGACACCGATGGCCGTGCCCTGTTGGGTCGGTTTCAGACCACCTCGCAGAATTTGGACGCGGATGTAGAAATTAAGGTTCAG GTGGATCCTATCATCGAGTTCGAGCCCGGCTTGGAGAGTTTCACGCACCAGCTGATGGACATGAAGACCGCGCAGGCCAGAGTGTGTTTGTTGTATGCTTC GAAAACCGACGCGAACGTGATCTTCCGGGACGCCGCAGCCCTGAACATGACCGGCGCAGGATACGTTTGGATCGTAACGGAACAAGCCTTAGATGCGCCGAACGCACCGGAAGGTCTTCTCGgcttgaaattaattaacgcggAGAAAGAGAAGGCTCACATCGAGGATAGTCT ACTGATTCTCGTGTCCGCTTTGAACGAGATGAACAAAACCGAGCTGATCACAGAGGCTCCTAAGGACTGCGGTGATTCCGGCTCCATTTGGGAAACCGGGAAGAGCCTGTTCAG ATTCATCCGCAAGCAAGTGCTGCCGAACGGCACTACCGGGAGAGTAGCCTTCGACGACAACGGGGACCGAATCTTCGCCGAGTACGACATCGTCAATATTCAAGAGGACGGTGAACGGGTCTCCGTTGGACAGTATTTCTATCCAATT TTGAACGCAGCCCAGAACAGCACCAAGATGAAGCTCATGGTGAACGAGTCGAACATAATTTGGCCCGGTCGATTGCGAACAAAGCCGGAGGGTTTCATGATCCCGACGCATTTGAAAGTGCTCACGATCGAGGAGAAGCCGTTCGTCTACGTCCGCGAGATCCCCGACGGTGAATCTTGCCTGCCGGAGGAGATTCTGTGCCCCCACTTTAATGCCACCGAACACGAAA ACACGAAATCGTTCTGTTGCAAGGGGTACTGCATGGATTTGTTGAAAGAACTATCAAAGACCATCAACTTCACTTACAGCCTGGCCCTGTCTCCCGACGGACAGTTCGGCAGCTACATGATCAAGAATAGTTCAG GAGGCGGAAAGAAAGAGTGGACGGGCCTCATAGGGGAACTGGTCAACGAAAGAGCCGACATGATCGTCGCCCCTTTGACGATCAACCCGGAACGCGCGGAGTTCATCGAGTTCAGTAAACCTTTCAAGTACCAGGGCATCACTATTCTCGAGAAGAAG CCTTCTAGGTCCTCGACTCTGGTGTCCTTTCTGCAGCCGTTCAGCAACACACTTTGGATTCTGGTGATGGTGTCGGTGCACGTGGTGGCTCTAGTTCTGTACCTCCTCGACCGGTTCTCGCCTTTCGGGAGGTTCAAGCTAGCAAACACTGACGGCACCGAAGAGGACGCCCTCAACTTGTCCAGCGCGGTCTGGTTCGCCTGGGGAGTCCTGCTCAACAGCGGAATAGGAGAAG GTACTCCAAGAAGTTTCTCTGCCCGAGTGTTGGGCATGGTCTGGGCAGGATTCGCGATGATCATCGTTGCCTCGTACACCGCCAACCTGGCTGCATTCTTGGTGCTGGAACGGCCGAAGACGAAATTAACCGGCATCAATGACGCTCGA CTGAGGAACACCATGGAGAATCTCACGTGCGCGACGGTGAAGGGTTCCTCCGTGGACATGTACTTCCGCCGGCAGGTGGAATTGTCCAACATGTATCGCACCATGGAGGCAAACAATTACGACACCGCCGAGGAGGCTATCAGAGACATCAAAATTGG GAAGCTGATGGCCTTCATCTGGGACAGCTCTCGACTGGAATTCGAGGCTGCGCAGGATTGCGAGTTGGTCACTGCTGGAGAACTGTTCGGACGGTCTGGTTACGGGATCGGCCTGCAAAAGGGCTCTCTGTGGGCGGATGCGGTGACCCTGGCTATTCTAGACTTCCATGAAA GCGGTTTCATGGAGAGCCTCGACACGCACTGGATCCTCCAAGGGAACGTACAGCAATGCGAGCAACTGGAGAACACCCCGAACACGTTGGGACTGAAGAACATGGCCGGGGTGTTCATAGTGGTGGGAGTGGGGATCGTCGGTGGCATCGGCCTAATAATCATCGAAGTGGCGTACAAGAAGCATCAGATCCGGAAACAGAAGAAGATGGAGCTGGCGAGACACGCGGCGGACAAATGGAGGGGCGCGATCGAGGTAGGGGAACCTAGGGGTGGACCCCCTGGTCTAATCGAACTGTTTTTTTGTCTCCGATATCTTTCGCTGTCCTCTCCTCAGAATTGTGTGTTTATCAGTAAGCCACAGGCGGCCGGGAGGAAGTAG
- the Nmdar1 gene encoding glutamate ionotropic receptor NMDA type subunit 1 isoform X2, which translates to MSPRVQTLRSTFALDVDAARSFAGKPDKGVEHSPNEPDHRPRARGDRVNDLQLPSNRSNPAMAKHEGALLSLLLVVLNEVYGGLAAFQANNPTSFNIGGVLSNKDSEAHFRQKIDHLNFDSNYVSKGATYTHTVIEMDSNPIKTALSVCNSLIAKKVYAVVVSHPLTGDLSPAAVSYTSGFYHIPVIGISSRDSAFSDKNIHVSFLRTVPPYSHQADVWVDLLKHFNYMKVIFIHSSDTDGRALLGRFQTTSQNLDADVEIKVQVDPIIEFEPGLESFTHQLMDMKTAQARVCLLYASKTDANVIFRDAAALNMTGAGYVWIVTEQALDAPNAPEGLLGLKLINAEKEKAHIEDSLLILVSALNEMNKTELITEAPKDCGDSGSIWETGKSLFRFIRKQVLPNGTTGRVAFDDNGDRIFAEYDIVNIQEDGERVSVGQYFYPILNAAQNSTKMKLMVNESNIIWPGRLRTKPEGFMIPTHLKVLTIEEKPFVYVREIPDGESCLPEEILCPHFNATEHENTKSFCCKGYCMDLLKELSKTINFTYSLALSPDGQFGSYMIKNSSGGGKKEWTGLIGELVNERADMIVAPLTINPERAEFIEFSKPFKYQGITILEKKPSRSSTLVSFLQPFSNTLWILVMVSVHVVALVLYLLDRFSPFGRFKLANTDGTEEDALNLSSAVWFAWGVLLNSGIGEGTPRSFSARVLGMVWAGFAMIIVASYTANLAAFLVLERPKTKLTGINDARLRNTMENLTCATVKGSSVDMYFRRQVELSNMYRTMEANNYDTAEEAIRDIKIGKLMAFIWDSSRLEFEAAQDCELVTAGELFGRSGYGIGLQKGSLWADAVTLAILDFHESGFMESLDTHWILQGNVQQCEQLENTPNTLGLKNMAGVFIVVGVGIVGGIGLIIIEVAYKKHQIRKQKKMELARHAADKWRGAIEKRKTLRASIAAQRRIQSNGLNDPTTVSLAVDTVARSNMAPRSPGRAWPGDSDIRQRPIPRSDDIRLSPAAYTADVSHLIV; encoded by the exons ATGAGCCCCCGAGTTCAGACTCTCAGATCCACCTTCGCGCTCGACGTCGACGCTGCCCGCTCGTTCGCTGGGAAACCCGACAAGGGCGTGGAACACTCTCCAAATGAACCGGACCATCGGCCACGGGCTCGCGGAGATCGCGTGAATGATCTGCAGCTGCCCTCCAATCG ATCGAATCCCGCAATGGCGAAACACGAAGGAGCCTTATTATCCCTCCTCTTGGTCGTCCTGAACGAGGTCTACGGTGGACTCGCCGCATTCCAGGCCAACAATCCCACCTCCTTTAACATCGGCGGTGTGCTGTCGAACAAGGACAGCGAAGCTCATTTCAGGCAGAAAATCGAC CATCTGAATTTCGACTCGAATTACGTGAGCAAGGGAGCAACTTACACGCACACGGTGATCGAGATGGACTCGAACCCGATTAAAACCGCGCTGAGCGTGTGCAACTCCCTGATCGCGAAAAAGGTGTACGCGGTGGTGGTGTCTCATCCTCTTACCGGAGACCTGTCGCCAGCCGCCGTTTCCTACACGAGCGGCTTTTACCACATACCCGTCATCGGCATATCCTCCAGAGACTCGGCGTTCTCCGACAAA AATATTCACGTCTCCTTCCTGCGCACGGTGCCGCCCTACTCGCATCAGGCGGACGTGTGGGTGGATCTTCTGAAACACTTCAATTACATGAAGGTGATCTTCATCCACAGCTCCGACACCGATGGCCGTGCCCTGTTGGGTCGGTTTCAGACCACCTCGCAGAATTTGGACGCGGATGTAGAAATTAAGGTTCAG GTGGATCCTATCATCGAGTTCGAGCCCGGCTTGGAGAGTTTCACGCACCAGCTGATGGACATGAAGACCGCGCAGGCCAGAGTGTGTTTGTTGTATGCTTC GAAAACCGACGCGAACGTGATCTTCCGGGACGCCGCAGCCCTGAACATGACCGGCGCAGGATACGTTTGGATCGTAACGGAACAAGCCTTAGATGCGCCGAACGCACCGGAAGGTCTTCTCGgcttgaaattaattaacgcggAGAAAGAGAAGGCTCACATCGAGGATAGTCT ACTGATTCTCGTGTCCGCTTTGAACGAGATGAACAAAACCGAGCTGATCACAGAGGCTCCTAAGGACTGCGGTGATTCCGGCTCCATTTGGGAAACCGGGAAGAGCCTGTTCAG ATTCATCCGCAAGCAAGTGCTGCCGAACGGCACTACCGGGAGAGTAGCCTTCGACGACAACGGGGACCGAATCTTCGCCGAGTACGACATCGTCAATATTCAAGAGGACGGTGAACGGGTCTCCGTTGGACAGTATTTCTATCCAATT TTGAACGCAGCCCAGAACAGCACCAAGATGAAGCTCATGGTGAACGAGTCGAACATAATTTGGCCCGGTCGATTGCGAACAAAGCCGGAGGGTTTCATGATCCCGACGCATTTGAAAGTGCTCACGATCGAGGAGAAGCCGTTCGTCTACGTCCGCGAGATCCCCGACGGTGAATCTTGCCTGCCGGAGGAGATTCTGTGCCCCCACTTTAATGCCACCGAACACGAAA ACACGAAATCGTTCTGTTGCAAGGGGTACTGCATGGATTTGTTGAAAGAACTATCAAAGACCATCAACTTCACTTACAGCCTGGCCCTGTCTCCCGACGGACAGTTCGGCAGCTACATGATCAAGAATAGTTCAG GAGGCGGAAAGAAAGAGTGGACGGGCCTCATAGGGGAACTGGTCAACGAAAGAGCCGACATGATCGTCGCCCCTTTGACGATCAACCCGGAACGCGCGGAGTTCATCGAGTTCAGTAAACCTTTCAAGTACCAGGGCATCACTATTCTCGAGAAGAAG CCTTCTAGGTCCTCGACTCTGGTGTCCTTTCTGCAGCCGTTCAGCAACACACTTTGGATTCTGGTGATGGTGTCGGTGCACGTGGTGGCTCTAGTTCTGTACCTCCTCGACCGGTTCTCGCCTTTCGGGAGGTTCAAGCTAGCAAACACTGACGGCACCGAAGAGGACGCCCTCAACTTGTCCAGCGCGGTCTGGTTCGCCTGGGGAGTCCTGCTCAACAGCGGAATAGGAGAAG GTACTCCAAGAAGTTTCTCTGCCCGAGTGTTGGGCATGGTCTGGGCAGGATTCGCGATGATCATCGTTGCCTCGTACACCGCCAACCTGGCTGCATTCTTGGTGCTGGAACGGCCGAAGACGAAATTAACCGGCATCAATGACGCTCGA CTGAGGAACACCATGGAGAATCTCACGTGCGCGACGGTGAAGGGTTCCTCCGTGGACATGTACTTCCGCCGGCAGGTGGAATTGTCCAACATGTATCGCACCATGGAGGCAAACAATTACGACACCGCCGAGGAGGCTATCAGAGACATCAAAATTGG GAAGCTGATGGCCTTCATCTGGGACAGCTCTCGACTGGAATTCGAGGCTGCGCAGGATTGCGAGTTGGTCACTGCTGGAGAACTGTTCGGACGGTCTGGTTACGGGATCGGCCTGCAAAAGGGCTCTCTGTGGGCGGATGCGGTGACCCTGGCTATTCTAGACTTCCATGAAA GCGGTTTCATGGAGAGCCTCGACACGCACTGGATCCTCCAAGGGAACGTACAGCAATGCGAGCAACTGGAGAACACCCCGAACACGTTGGGACTGAAGAACATGGCCGGGGTGTTCATAGTGGTGGGAGTGGGGATCGTCGGTGGCATCGGCCTAATAATCATCGAAGTGGCGTACAAGAAGCATCAGATCCGGAAACAGAAGAAGATGGAGCTGGCGAGACACGCGGCGGACAAATGGAGGGGCGCGATCGAG AAACGGAAGACTCTGCGAGCCTCTATAGCGGCCCAGCGGAGGATTCAAAGCAACGGCCTAAACGACCCCACCACCGTCAGCCTCGCCGTGGACACGGTGGCTAGATCCAACATGGCGCCGCGAAGTCCTGGTCGCGCCTGGCCCGGAGATAGCGATATCCGGCAACGGCCAATCCCTCGCTCGGACGATATCAGACTCTCGCCCGCCGCGTACACGGCGGACGTCTCGCACCTTATAGTGTGA